The following are from one region of the Stanieria cyanosphaera PCC 7437 genome:
- the mfd gene encoding transcription-repair coupling factor translates to MAFSSVVRAITKSNLTKELSSKLSQTKSLLINGVPRLPKGIVASSLAQAEGNNLLVVCPTLEEAGRWATQLETMGWQTVNFYPTSEASPYDPFDPESEMIWGQMQVLSVIGRGQGKINTKNGNFAIVTTERSLQPHLPPPEVFQAYCLTLQQGISLESKKLDVSLTRLGYERVSLVETEGQWSRRGDIVDIFPVSAELPVRLEWFGDELEKIKEFDAATQRSLDQIEQLLLTPTSFATIIANTILGAGKSLNSYLSSEEIEGLNQGILPEGMRRFLGIAFDHPASLLDYLPQNTVIAIDEIEQCQAHSDRWIKEVEEDWQGSDNLPKIHCVFANCLSNIQEFTRLYLSEIAEENPKLPVANWETIPVINLYSRPLPTTPHQFGKLAAILRGKKEIYSGITLDKYKTWLISAQPTRSVSLLQEHDCPAQFIPNPRDYPAIEKLHIQDTAVALKYSGLAELEGFILPTYRIVIVTDREFFGQHTLATASYIRKRRRAASKQVDLNKLNPGDFVVHKHHGIGKFINLETILHREYVTIQYADGLLRIPTDSLDLISRFRQVGNRPPVLNKMADKGWTRTKNQVRKTVKKLAVDLLKLYAKRAKLTGHAYPGDNPWQQELEDSFPYQPTPDQLKAIQDVKLDLESDRPMDRLVCGDVGFGKTEVAIRAIFKVVTSGHKQVAFLAPTTILTQQHYHTLKERFAPYPINIGLLNRFRTNSEKKEIMQRLATGELDVVVGTHQLLSKEVSFKNLGLLVIDEEQRFGVNQKEKIKEFKTLVDVLTLSATPIPRTLYMSLSGIREMSLITTPPPSRRPIKTHLSPYNPEVVRTAIRNELDRGGQIFYVVPRVEGIEEVAAQIREMIPGIRIAIAHGQMPESELESTMITFSNGEADILVCTTIIESGLDIPRVNTIIVEDSQKFGLSQLYQLRGRVGRAGIQAHAWLLYPNKQTLSDPARKRLRALQEFSQLGSGYQLATRDMEIRGVGSLLGAEQSGQMTAIGFDLYMEMLQESIKEIQGQEIPQIDDTQIDLNLTAFIPADYIPDLEQKMSAYRAVAASSSKTELKQIEAEWRNRYGEIPPAAQQLIQVMELKQIAKAIGFSRIKAEGKQNLVLETPMAEPAWKLLEEKLPEHLRSRFVYAPKKVIVRGLGIVKPQRQLESLIEWLGMMQNALSETEAV, encoded by the coding sequence ATGGCATTTTCTTCTGTTGTTCGCGCCATTACTAAGTCTAATCTGACTAAAGAATTATCATCGAAACTTAGTCAAACTAAGTCTTTATTGATTAATGGTGTTCCTCGTCTGCCTAAAGGAATTGTGGCATCTAGTTTGGCACAAGCAGAAGGCAATAATTTGTTAGTTGTTTGTCCGACTTTAGAAGAGGCAGGGCGTTGGGCAACACAACTGGAAACGATGGGATGGCAGACGGTTAATTTTTATCCAACTTCAGAAGCTTCTCCTTACGATCCTTTTGATCCTGAGTCAGAGATGATTTGGGGACAGATGCAGGTTCTTTCAGTAATCGGTAGGGGGCAAGGTAAAATAAACACAAAAAATGGTAATTTTGCTATTGTTACCACAGAGCGATCGCTTCAGCCTCATTTACCACCACCAGAGGTTTTTCAAGCTTATTGTCTGACTCTTCAGCAAGGTATAAGTTTGGAGTCTAAGAAATTAGATGTATCTTTAACTAGATTGGGTTATGAAAGAGTTTCTTTGGTAGAAACGGAAGGACAATGGAGTAGAAGAGGAGATATTGTTGATATTTTTCCTGTTTCGGCGGAATTACCTGTCAGATTGGAATGGTTTGGTGATGAATTAGAAAAGATTAAAGAATTTGACGCAGCAACACAACGTTCTTTAGATCAAATCGAACAATTATTGTTAACGCCTACTTCTTTTGCGACGATTATTGCTAATACTATTTTAGGGGCAGGTAAGAGTTTAAATAGTTATTTATCGAGTGAAGAAATTGAGGGATTAAATCAAGGTATTCTGCCCGAAGGTATGCGTCGTTTTTTAGGAATTGCTTTTGATCATCCTGCTTCTTTATTAGATTATTTACCTCAAAATACGGTAATTGCAATTGATGAAATAGAACAATGTCAAGCTCATAGCGATCGCTGGATTAAGGAGGTTGAAGAGGATTGGCAAGGAAGTGATAATTTACCAAAAATTCATTGTGTTTTTGCCAATTGTTTAAGTAATATTCAAGAATTCACTCGTCTTTATTTATCAGAAATAGCAGAAGAAAATCCAAAATTACCTGTAGCTAATTGGGAGACAATTCCTGTTATTAATCTTTATAGTCGTCCTCTGCCAACTACTCCTCATCAGTTTGGAAAATTAGCAGCAATTTTAAGAGGAAAAAAAGAAATTTATAGCGGAATTACTTTAGATAAATATAAAACATGGTTGATTTCTGCTCAACCAACTCGTTCAGTTTCTTTATTACAAGAACACGATTGTCCTGCTCAATTTATTCCTAATCCTCGTGATTATCCAGCCATTGAAAAGCTACATATTCAAGATACTGCTGTTGCTTTAAAATATTCTGGTTTAGCAGAATTAGAAGGGTTTATTTTACCTACTTATAGAATTGTTATTGTTACTGACCGCGAATTTTTTGGACAGCATACTTTAGCTACGGCTAGCTATATTCGCAAGCGTCGCCGGGCTGCTTCTAAACAAGTAGATTTAAATAAATTAAATCCAGGAGATTTTGTTGTCCACAAACATCATGGCATTGGAAAATTTATTAATCTAGAAACTATTTTGCATCGGGAATATGTCACTATTCAATATGCCGATGGTTTACTGAGAATTCCTACCGATTCTTTAGATTTAATTTCTCGTTTTCGCCAGGTAGGAAACCGTCCCCCAGTCTTAAATAAAATGGCGGACAAAGGATGGACGAGAACTAAAAATCAAGTCCGTAAAACTGTTAAGAAATTAGCAGTGGATTTATTAAAACTATATGCGAAAAGAGCAAAATTAACAGGTCATGCTTATCCTGGTGATAATCCCTGGCAACAAGAATTAGAAGATTCTTTTCCCTATCAACCAACCCCCGATCAACTTAAAGCCATCCAAGATGTAAAACTAGATTTAGAAAGCGATCGCCCTATGGATCGTTTAGTTTGTGGTGATGTGGGTTTTGGTAAAACTGAAGTAGCTATCAGGGCAATTTTTAAAGTAGTTACTAGTGGTCATAAACAGGTTGCTTTTTTAGCGCCAACTACTATTTTGACGCAACAACATTATCATACTCTCAAGGAAAGATTTGCTCCCTATCCAATCAATATTGGTTTATTAAATCGTTTCCGAACTAACTCTGAAAAGAAAGAAATTATGCAACGTCTAGCTACAGGAGAATTAGATGTTGTGGTGGGAACTCATCAGTTATTGAGTAAAGAAGTAAGTTTTAAAAATTTAGGTTTATTAGTAATTGATGAAGAACAGCGTTTTGGGGTCAATCAAAAGGAAAAAATCAAAGAATTTAAAACCTTAGTAGATGTTTTAACTCTCTCTGCAACTCCTATTCCTCGTACTCTTTATATGTCTTTGTCGGGAATTCGGGAAATGAGTTTGATTACCACACCACCACCTTCCCGTCGCCCGATTAAAACCCATTTATCTCCTTATAACCCTGAAGTTGTTCGTACCGCCATCAGAAATGAATTAGATCGAGGCGGACAAATCTTTTATGTCGTTCCCAGAGTCGAAGGCATCGAAGAAGTAGCAGCGCAAATCAGGGAAATGATTCCAGGCATCAGAATTGCGATCGCTCATGGACAGATGCCCGAATCGGAATTAGAATCAACCATGATTACTTTTAGTAATGGGGAAGCAGATATCCTCGTTTGCACCACCATTATTGAATCGGGTTTGGATATTCCTCGTGTCAATACCATTATTGTTGAAGATTCACAAAAATTTGGTTTATCGCAACTATATCAATTAAGAGGTAGAGTTGGACGCGCAGGCATTCAGGCACACGCTTGGCTACTTTATCCCAATAAACAAACTTTATCCGATCCTGCCAGAAAAAGATTACGAGCTTTACAAGAGTTTAGTCAACTTGGTTCTGGTTATCAACTCGCCACCAGGGACATGGAAATTAGAGGGGTTGGTAGTTTGCTCGGTGCAGAACAATCAGGACAAATGACAGCGATCGGTTTTGATCTTTATATGGAGATGTTACAAGAATCAATTAAAGAAATCCAGGGACAAGAAATTCCCCAAATCGATGATACCCAAATCGATCTCAACCTCACCGCTTTTATCCCTGCCGATTATATTCCCGATTTAGAACAAAAAATGTCTGCTTATCGGGCAGTAGCTGCCTCCTCATCCAAAACCGAATTAAAACAAATTGAAGCAGAATGGCGCAATCGCTATGGAGAAATTCCCCCTGCTGCCCAACAACTGATCCAAGTCATGGAATTAAAACAAATTGCCAAAGCGATCGGTTTTTCTCGTATCAAAGCTGAAGGAAAACAAAATCTAGTCTTAGAAACGCCAATGGCTGAACCTGCTTGGAAACTTCTAGAAGAAAAATTACCCGAACACTTGCGATCGCGTTTTGTTTATGCACCAAAAAAAGTAATTGTACGCGGTTTGGGAATTGT
- a CDS encoding nucleoside hydrolase yields the protein MSKKLVLMDHDGAIDDFLATILLLTMAEVEPIGIVVTPADCYPRAAVSVTRKILDLMGKSHISVAASTVRGINPFPPEFRRDCTIIDNFPILNEPEQSESRLVTESGQEFIVNQLQAASQPVSLMVTGPLTTLAEAIILQPEIIAKIEAIIWMGGALTVGGNVEKGFALEHDGSAEWNVFWDPIAAKKIWETSIAIILCPLDLTNTVPVTPEFIHLLTKQRQYPLSDLAGLCYALAIPQTYYCWDILATAYLARPEFYHLETYETDIITEGTSQGRTILKQGGRTIQVMTKVDKQRFYDYLLKQLKALK from the coding sequence ATGTCTAAAAAGTTGGTTTTAATGGATCATGATGGTGCGATCGATGATTTTCTTGCCACTATACTTTTACTAACAATGGCGGAAGTCGAACCAATTGGAATTGTGGTTACTCCTGCTGATTGTTATCCTCGTGCTGCGGTAAGCGTCACCCGTAAGATTTTAGATTTGATGGGAAAATCACACATTTCTGTTGCTGCTAGCACAGTACGAGGAATCAATCCATTTCCGCCAGAGTTTAGGCGTGATTGTACGATTATTGATAATTTTCCAATTTTAAATGAACCAGAACAGAGCGAAAGTCGCTTAGTAACCGAATCAGGACAAGAATTTATTGTTAATCAGTTACAAGCAGCCTCTCAACCTGTGAGTTTAATGGTGACAGGGCCGTTAACTACGTTAGCAGAAGCGATCATACTTCAACCAGAAATAATCGCGAAAATTGAAGCAATTATTTGGATGGGAGGCGCATTAACAGTAGGGGGCAATGTAGAGAAAGGTTTTGCTTTAGAACATGATGGTTCAGCAGAATGGAATGTGTTTTGGGATCCCATTGCAGCTAAAAAGATTTGGGAAACGTCAATTGCGATTATACTTTGTCCGTTGGATTTAACTAATACCGTTCCTGTTACTCCTGAGTTTATTCATTTATTAACTAAACAGCGTCAGTATCCTCTTTCAGATCTAGCTGGATTGTGTTATGCTCTGGCAATTCCCCAAACTTATTATTGTTGGGATATTTTAGCGACTGCCTACCTAGCTCGTCCAGAATTTTATCACTTAGAGACTTACGAAACCGACATTATTACAGAGGGAACAAGTCAAGGAAGAACTATTCTAAAGCAAGGTGGTAGAACCATTCAAGTGATGACGAAAGTAGATAAGCAGCGTTTTTATGATTACCTTTTGAAGCAATTAAAAGCACTTAAATAA
- a CDS encoding ArsR/SmtB family transcription factor has protein sequence MPKIQSPTVPTCETVHALESNRINQLDQEKAQRMAEFFRLLGDANRLRILSVLAKQKLCVCDLAAILEMSESAVSHQLRTLRSLRLVSYQKQGRKVYYDLQDHHVLDLYNSVVEHLDESETEE, from the coding sequence ATGCCAAAAATTCAATCACCTACCGTACCTACTTGTGAAACAGTCCATGCTCTTGAATCGAATCGCATCAACCAATTAGACCAAGAAAAAGCACAACGCATGGCGGAGTTTTTCCGTTTATTAGGAGATGCTAACCGCCTGCGAATTTTATCTGTCTTAGCCAAACAAAAACTATGTGTTTGCGATTTGGCAGCTATTTTGGAGATGAGTGAATCAGCAGTATCTCATCAACTGCGTACATTGCGATCGCTTCGGTTAGTCAGTTATCAAAAGCAAGGCAGAAAAGTTTATTATGATCTTCAAGACCATCATGTCCTCGATCTTTATAATTCAGTAGTAGAACATCTAGACGAATCTGAAACTGAAGAGTAG
- a CDS encoding metallothionein, protein MSTVTSMKCACDRCLCVVSLEDAVKKDGKYYCCEACANGHTDGSGCGHQGCGC, encoded by the coding sequence ATGAGTACTGTTACCTCAATGAAGTGTGCCTGCGATCGCTGTCTTTGTGTAGTATCGTTAGAAGATGCAGTCAAAAAAGATGGTAAATATTATTGCTGTGAAGCCTGTGCCAATGGTCATACCGATGGTTCGGGTTGTGGACATCAAGGATGTGGTTGTTAA